The genomic segment CGATTATCTGCTGTGCCGGACAGAGAACAGGGAGCAGATCAACACGCCACTGACGGAGCTGCATTTGAACGATGAGATGGTGGCACTGCTGAAAAGCGGTCGGATTAACAACCGTCTGCTCTGCGAACTTGCCACCCATAAGGACTTTATCAAGTTTCTTGCGGACATTGAGATTTATGTGGACGGGATTGCCACCATGCAAATCCAAAATCTCAACTCCCTTGTTGATACCGTCCGGCATGAAATTATTGAACGGTATCGCCCTGGCGAAGATGACCCGCATTTGAAGGTGCTGCAAGCCGCACATATCAGTGATGATGAGTATTTCAGTCACATGGTTCTGGATGACCTCAACCTGATTATCCGGGATATTCGGGAATTCCACAAAAAGGACAGCGAGAGTGCGCCCCAAACTACCGTTGCCGATGAACTGAAAGAAAATCTGGAAGCGGTCGAAAATTTCAAGGGCAGTCGAGATGAAAAACTGGTTATCCTTTACTGCAAGCAGCTTGGTATCAACTATAAAAACCTGTCAGAAGAAGAATTTCGCTGGTTCATTCGTATTCTCAAAAAATCAAAGAAAATGGGAACGCCTATCAGCCAGAGGAAAAAACGGTAAAGGAAAACCGCTGTTGCATGGTTTGTTGGATTCCATGTAGCAGCGGTTTGTGCTGTGG from the Blautia wexlerae DSM 19850 genome contains:
- a CDS encoding helix-turn-helix domain-containing protein is translated as MKVATSIQERLWELRKDKGLNLEELSKLTGISKSALGSYEKEDYKEINHGNLITLADFYGVSVDYLLCRTENREQINTPLTELHLNDEMVALLKSGRINNRLLCELATHKDFIKFLADIEIYVDGIATMQIQNLNSLVDTVRHEIIERYRPGEDDPHLKVLQAAHISDDEYFSHMVLDDLNLIIRDIREFHKKDSESAPQTTVADELKENLEAVENFKGSRDEKLVILYCKQLGINYKNLSEEEFRWFIRILKKSKKMGTPISQRKKR